One window from the genome of Bdellovibrio sp. ArHS encodes:
- a CDS encoding patatin-like phospholipase family protein, whose product MPCLGLVLSGGGARGAYQAGVLAAIAHVANKLNIRNPFQIYSGVSAGAINVCMLAGHSGDFVEGARNLVSLWSHITSDQVFYADLMALSRGGLQWMSELSLGGGKSETSLRSLLSTHPLNNFISDQCHFDQIEKKIKTGNLRAISVSALDYDSVSTVTFYQGAADILPWERGMHRSEKAVLTTEHVMASSAIPLLFPPIKIGERYFGDGCIRNQSPCGPAIYMGADSLIAIGVRRRQDTWYSYHHNLSTTVPTVSRVANVLMNAVMMDGFESDVNRLEQINQGFSSLTSGQRKKSTVRKIDYLWISPSVDFSEIAKEKGSELPRMIRYLLRGPGSMEESREMLSYLLFTPHYCKQLVDIGFSDGMKEKDRIEELIVTKAAKPHSVKHHANSRSVQ is encoded by the coding sequence ATGCCTTGTTTGGGACTTGTTCTATCAGGTGGAGGCGCACGAGGAGCTTATCAGGCTGGTGTTCTTGCCGCTATCGCTCATGTCGCCAATAAACTCAATATAAGAAATCCTTTTCAGATTTATAGTGGTGTTAGTGCGGGCGCTATCAATGTTTGCATGCTAGCGGGCCATAGCGGTGACTTCGTTGAAGGAGCGCGGAACTTGGTTTCCCTGTGGAGTCATATCACTAGTGACCAAGTCTTCTACGCGGACCTTATGGCCCTTTCGCGTGGTGGTTTGCAGTGGATGAGTGAACTTTCCTTAGGGGGAGGTAAAAGTGAAACGTCCCTGCGTTCGTTGCTGAGCACTCATCCCTTGAACAATTTTATTTCTGATCAATGTCACTTCGACCAGATCGAAAAGAAAATTAAGACCGGCAATTTGCGCGCTATTAGTGTTTCCGCTTTAGACTACGACAGTGTTTCCACGGTCACCTTTTATCAGGGCGCTGCGGATATTCTGCCGTGGGAACGCGGAATGCATCGCAGTGAAAAAGCTGTTTTAACAACGGAACATGTGATGGCGTCGTCAGCGATTCCGTTGCTTTTTCCGCCCATTAAAATTGGCGAGCGCTATTTCGGCGATGGGTGCATTCGCAATCAATCTCCCTGCGGACCTGCGATTTATATGGGTGCGGATAGTTTGATCGCCATTGGAGTTCGACGGCGGCAAGACACGTGGTATTCCTATCACCACAATTTAAGCACGACGGTGCCGACAGTTTCCCGCGTCGCCAACGTTCTTATGAACGCGGTGATGATGGATGGTTTTGAGTCGGACGTAAATCGCCTGGAGCAAATCAACCAGGGATTTTCCTCTTTAACCTCGGGACAAAGAAAAAAATCGACTGTTCGCAAAATCGACTATCTGTGGATCTCGCCCTCTGTGGACTTTTCCGAGATTGCAAAAGAGAAAGGTTCCGAGTTGCCACGGATGATTCGCTATCTTCTGCGTGGCCCCGGTTCAATGGAAGAATCGCGTGAGATGTTGAGCTATCTTTTATTTACGCCCCATTACTGCAAGCAGTTGGTTGATATCGGTTTTTCTGATGGAATGAAGGAAAAAGACAGGATCGAAGAGTTGATCGTCACGAAGGCGGCAAAACCCCATTCTGTAAAGCATCACGCCAATTCACGAAGTGTTCAATGA
- a CDS encoding gamma carbonic anhydrase family protein, producing the protein MNDIFVRARGISPVVAEDVFIADNARIISDVEIGQGSSIWYNVVIRGDVMPIRIGKEVNVQDGSVIHGTYGKWGTTLHDRVTIGHLVMLHGCEVGRGTLVGMGSILMDGVKVGEHCLIGAGSLLTEGTEIPPRSLVVGRPAKVKRSLTDEEVALLEKSADNYLLYKTWY; encoded by the coding sequence ATGAACGACATTTTTGTAAGAGCTCGTGGCATTTCACCGGTAGTTGCTGAAGATGTATTTATTGCTGACAACGCGCGAATCATCAGCGACGTGGAAATCGGCCAGGGTTCCTCGATCTGGTATAACGTGGTTATTCGCGGGGATGTTATGCCGATTCGTATCGGTAAAGAAGTCAATGTTCAGGATGGTTCCGTGATTCACGGCACCTATGGAAAATGGGGCACCACGCTTCATGATCGCGTGACTATTGGGCATTTGGTGATGCTTCACGGGTGTGAAGTAGGACGTGGCACGCTTGTTGGCATGGGCTCAATTCTTATGGATGGTGTGAAGGTAGGGGAACACTGTCTTATCGGCGCAGGCTCTCTTTTAACCGAAGGAACGGAAATTCCCCCGCGCAGTTTGGTGGTAGGACGCCCTGCGAAAGTCAAACGGTCCCTGACAGATGAAGAAGTGGCTCTTTTAGAAAAGTCCGCCGACAACTACCTCCTATACAAAACCTGGTATTAA
- the guaB gene encoding IMP dehydrogenase encodes MEREIPYALTFDDILLLPQYSEITPTEVIPRALFARDKYLNTPIISAAMDTVTENRIARVMAQHGGLGIIHKNLDIDKQALEVEKVKKYESGMIMDPITLGPDHLVQEAVNLMEKFSISGVPITVDGELVGILTNRDLRFEENFNQPIRNLMTKEDLVTAKMGTTLDEAKKILQKHRIEKLPVVDAKGKLKGLITIKDIEKAKNYPQATKDEHGRLFVGAGVGVGADSRDRADALVAAGVDVLCVDTAHGHSKNVIEMVKYISQKHKDVIVVAGNVVTADGTKALLDAGAEVVKVGVGPGSICTTRVVAGVGMPQISAVIECAKLAKSKGKTVIADGGIKFSGDITKALALGANTVMIGNLLAGAEESPGETILFQGRTYKVYRGMGSIGAMSRGSKDRYGQMDIEENDKLVPEGIEGKVAYKGSASGVIHQLVGGLKSGMGYLGARNIDELQAKAKFVRISAMGLRESHVHDVSITKEAPNYRIET; translated from the coding sequence ATGGAACGCGAAATTCCCTACGCCTTAACCTTTGATGACATTCTTCTTCTTCCCCAATATTCCGAAATCACACCGACGGAAGTGATTCCTCGCGCGCTTTTTGCCCGAGACAAATATTTAAACACGCCGATCATTTCCGCAGCGATGGATACTGTCACTGAAAATCGCATCGCCCGTGTAATGGCCCAACACGGGGGCTTGGGGATTATTCATAAAAATCTTGATATCGATAAGCAGGCCCTTGAAGTTGAAAAAGTGAAGAAGTACGAGTCTGGTATGATTATGGACCCGATTACGCTGGGCCCCGATCACCTGGTGCAGGAAGCCGTGAATCTGATGGAGAAATTTTCTATCAGTGGCGTGCCGATCACGGTTGATGGTGAATTGGTCGGGATTCTGACCAATCGCGATCTGCGTTTTGAGGAAAACTTCAACCAACCTATTCGCAATCTGATGACGAAAGAAGATCTGGTCACCGCAAAAATGGGGACCACGTTGGATGAAGCTAAAAAGATTTTGCAAAAGCATCGTATTGAAAAACTTCCGGTGGTGGACGCAAAAGGAAAATTGAAAGGCCTTATCACTATCAAGGATATTGAAAAAGCCAAGAATTATCCTCAAGCCACAAAGGATGAACACGGACGTCTTTTTGTGGGGGCTGGTGTCGGAGTGGGCGCTGACTCCCGGGACCGCGCAGATGCCTTGGTTGCCGCGGGTGTGGATGTTCTGTGTGTCGACACGGCTCATGGTCATTCGAAGAACGTGATTGAAATGGTGAAGTACATTTCGCAAAAACACAAAGATGTGATTGTTGTCGCGGGCAACGTGGTGACGGCGGATGGCACGAAAGCTCTTCTGGATGCGGGAGCTGAAGTTGTGAAAGTGGGCGTGGGACCGGGAAGTATTTGTACAACCCGTGTTGTCGCCGGTGTGGGCATGCCGCAGATTTCAGCGGTTATCGAGTGCGCCAAACTGGCAAAGTCCAAAGGAAAAACAGTGATCGCCGATGGTGGCATTAAATTTTCCGGTGACATCACAAAAGCATTGGCCCTCGGTGCTAATACAGTGATGATCGGAAACCTTCTTGCGGGAGCCGAAGAGTCCCCTGGTGAAACCATCTTGTTCCAGGGACGTACCTATAAAGTTTATCGCGGCATGGGAAGTATTGGAGCCATGTCTCGCGGCTCTAAAGATCGTTATGGGCAGATGGATATTGAAGAAAACGACAAACTGGTGCCGGAAGGAATCGAAGGCAAAGTGGCTTACAAAGGATCTGCTTCGGGTGTCATTCACCAATTGGTGGGCGGTCTTAAATCCGGAATGGGTTACTTGGGCGCGCGCAACATCGACGAGCTTCAAGCCAAAGCGAAGTTTGTGCGTATTTCAGCAATGGGTCTTCGCGAGTCTCACGTGCATGATGTCAGCATCACGAAAGAAGCTCCTAACTATCGCATTGAAACTTAG